ACAAGAAAAAATCTCTTATGTTATACTTCTTGAAAAAGTAGCACTTATAGCTAGGATTTAGTAAACAAATAGTGGCAGGGAAAAGGCGGGGTTGCGGGAGCGATAACTATCATTTATGACCATCACAAAAGAGAGCTTCTCAATAAAATTACTGTTCTCCAGCACGAATTTTTTAAAAGTGTGAAAAGTTCTATAACTCCAAAATGACTGTAAAAGAATTTATAAAGAAAAATTTCAAACACTTTAATGCCGCTGCTTTAGTAGATGCTGCTGAAGCATGGGTGGCATATTTGAAAAACGGGAATAAAATGTTTTTGTCAATGGCTGGCGCGATGTCTACGGCAGAGATAGGCATTAGCTTAAGCGAAATGATACGGCAGGATAAAATCCATGCTATTTGCACAACAGGAGCCAATCTTGAAGAGGATATTTTTAATCTTATCGCGCATAAACATTATAAGCGCATTCCACATTATCGTTCTTTAACTCCCCAGGAAGAATTGGATTTAAGGAAACAACGGCTCAATCGTGTTACGGATACATGTATACCAGAAGCAGAAGCAATCAGAAGAATTGAAAGCATTCTCTATAAATACTGGGAAAAGGCGGATGCGGAAAAATGCAGCTATTTTAATTATGAATTCATATATCAATGTATACGCAACAACGAATTTGACAAATATTTTGAAATGGATCCCAGAAATAGCTGGATAATTGCCGCGTGTGAAAAAAACATACCAATATGGACACCCGGATGGGAAGATTCTTCTATCGGAAATATTTTTACATCAGCTGTCAGGAATAAAGTTATTAAAAACGTTAATCTTGTCAAAAGCGGTATAGAGCAAATGAATTTTCTCATTGATTGGTACCTTGAAAACTCTCAAAGTCATTCGGTGGGTTTCTTTCAGATTGGCGGAGGAATTGCAGGCGATTTCCCGATTTGTGTAGTGCCTCTTTTGCGACAGGAATTGCAGGTAAATATTAAACTATGGGGATATTTTTGTCAGATATCAGATAGCACTACATCTTATGGGTCATACAGCGGCGCAGTGCCTAACGAAAAAATAACATGGGAAAAACTCGGCATAGATACACCCAAATTTATTATTGAGTCAGATGCAACAATAGTAGCGCCTCTCATTTTTCAATACGTTTTGGAATCATGATTACATCTAAAAAACAAACCGAAGCGAAGTTAAGCATAGAGAACAGAAGCGCGATTTTACCTGCATAAATGGTAACACGAGCAAAAATTATTTCTATCAGGAAAGAAAATAAGTTTTAACCGTATCATAGAGATTTTGAAGATGTTTTAGATACTGTTTCAAACCAGAGTATTTTG
This genomic interval from bacterium contains the following:
- a CDS encoding deoxyhypusine synthase family protein → MTVKEFIKKNFKHFNAAALVDAAEAWVAYLKNGNKMFLSMAGAMSTAEIGISLSEMIRQDKIHAICTTGANLEEDIFNLIAHKHYKRIPHYRSLTPQEELDLRKQRLNRVTDTCIPEAEAIRRIESILYKYWEKADAEKCSYFNYEFIYQCIRNNEFDKYFEMDPRNSWIIAACEKNIPIWTPGWEDSSIGNIFTSAVRNKVIKNVNLVKSGIEQMNFLIDWYLENSQSHSVGFFQIGGGIAGDFPICVVPLLRQELQVNIKLWGYFCQISDSTTSYGSYSGAVPNEKITWEKLGIDTPKFIIESDATIVAPLIFQYVLES